Proteins encoded by one window of Salvia splendens isolate huo1 chromosome 7, SspV2, whole genome shotgun sequence:
- the LOC121741895 gene encoding vacuolar-sorting receptor 3-like has protein sequence MGCSRGLKAALLLGVALLIFTESVVGRFVVEKNSLKVMSPDSVKGNHDSAIGNFGIPQYGGSMAGAVVYPKDNQKGCDDFGISFKAKAGAMPNFVLLDRGECFFALKVWNAQNAGAAAVLVADYIDEALITMDSPEEKSRAEKYISNITIPSALIDKSFGEKLKEAINKGDMVNVNLDWREAVPHPDDRVEYELWTNSNDECGFKCDMLMEFVKDFKGAAQILEKSGYTQFTPHYITWYCPQAFTISKQCKSQCINHGRYCTPDPEQDFSTGYEGKDVVIENLRQLCVFRVANETKKPWIWWDYVTDFQIRCPMKEKKYNNECAEGVIKSLGLDLKKIKKCMGDPEADSDNQVLKEEQDAQVGKGSRGDVTILPTLVVNNRQYRGKLEKGAVLKALCAGFEETTEPSVCLSGDVETNECLDNNGGCWEDKSNNITACKDTFRGRVCECPVVNGVQFKGDGYSSCVASGPGRCKITNGGCWHDTKNGITFSACVDNDDGKCTCPPGFKGDGVKSCEDIDECSEKKACQCPECSCKNTWGSYECTCSRDLLYIRDHDTCISKRATEVRSAWTAVWVIFLGLAMATCGAYLVYRYRLRSYMDSEIRAIMAQYMPLDSQNEVVSHANEERA, from the exons ATGGGGTGTTCTCGGGGACTAAAAGCCGCACTCTTGCTTGGAGTTGCGTTGCTGATTTTCACAGAATCAGTGGTGGGTCGTTTCGTGGTGGAGAAGAACAGTTTGAAGGTCATGTCGCCAGATAGCGTAAAGGGCAATCATGATAGCGCCATCGGTAATTTCGGGATTCCACAATACGGTGGAAGCATGGCTGGAGCTGTTGTGTATCCGAAGGATAATCAGAAAGGATGCGATGATTTTGGGATTTCTTTCAAGGCTAAAGCTGGAGCGATGCCCAATTTTGTTCTCCTCGATCGTGGAG AATGTTTTTTTGCTTTAAAGGTTTGGAATGCCCAAAATGCTGGTGCGGCTGCAGTTTTAGTGGCTGATTACATTGATGAAGCATTGATCACAATGGACTCACCTGAAGAGAAATCTAGAGCTGAAAAGTACATCTCGAACATAACAATTCCATCTGCATTGATTGATAAAAGTTTTGGCGAAAAGTTGAAGGAGGCAATCAATAAAGGTGATATGGTGAATGTGAATCttgattggagagaagctgttcccCATCCCGATGATCGGGTTGAATATGAACTGTGGACTAACAGCAACGATGAGTGTGGATTCAAGTGTGATATGCTGATGGAGTTTGTGAAGGATTTTAAGGGTGCAGCTCAGATTCTCGAGAAATCTGGTTATACTCAATTTACACCACATTATATCACATGGTATTGCCCGCAGGCATTTACCATAAGCAAACAGTGCAAGTCGCAGTGCATCAACCATGGAAGGTATTGTACTCCAGATCCCGAGCAAGACTTCAGCACAGGTTACGAGGGAAAAGACGTCGTCATTGAAAACTTGAGGCAGCTATGTGTGTTCAGGGTTGCCAATGAAACTAAAAAGCCTTGGATATGGTGGGATTATGTTACAGATTTCCAAATTAGATGCCCCATGAAAGAGAAGAAATACAATAACGAATGTGCTGAGGGTGTCATCAAATCATTAG GGCTTGatctgaaaaaaattaaaaaatgcatgGGTGATCCTGAGGCTGATTCGGACAATCAGGTTCTGAAGGAAGAGCAGGATGCTCAG GTTGGCAAAGGCTCACGCGGTGACGTAACCATATTGCCTACCCTTGTGGTGAATAATCGGCAATATCGGG GAAAATTGGAGAAAGGGGCAGTATTGAAGGCTTTATGTGCTGGTTTTGAGGAAACTACAGAGCCATCTGTTTGTTTAAGTGGTG ACGTAGAAACAAATGAGTGCTTGGATAACAATGGTGGCTGTTGGGAAGACAAATCAAACAATATTACTGCTTGCAAG GATACATTTAGAGGAAGAGTGTGTGAATGCCCAGTAGTTAATGGCGTGCAGTTTAAGGGAGATGGCTATAGCTCTTGCGTTG CAAGTGGACCTGGGCGCTGCAAAATCACTAATGGTGGATGCTGGCACGACACTAAAAATGGGATCACTTTCTCTGCTTGTGTG GATAATGATGATGGGAAATGCACATGCCCTCCAGGATTTAAAGGTGATGGTGTCAAAAGCTGTGAAG ATATTGATGAATGTAGCGAGAAGAAGGCATGTCAGTGCCCTGAATGCAGTTGCAAGAATACTTGGGGCAGTTATGAGTGTACCTGTAGCAGAGACCTGTTGTACATCAGGGACCATGATACCTGCATAA GTAAGAGGGCTACCGAGGTCAGGTCTGCATGGACTGCTGTTTGGGTCATTTTTCTCGGATTGGCTATGGCTACCTGTGGAGCATATCTGGTGTACAGATATAGGCTGAGG TCGTATATGGACTCGGAGATACGGGCTATAATGGCGCAATACATGCCGCTAGACAGCCAAAACGAAGTTGTAAGTCATGCAAATGAAGAGCGTGCTTGA